One genomic segment of Erythrolamprus reginae isolate rEryReg1 chromosome 2, rEryReg1.hap1, whole genome shotgun sequence includes these proteins:
- the ELOVL7 gene encoding very long chain fatty acid elongase 7, whose translation MAFNNFTSKAVLVYDEWIKNADPRVDGYLLMSSPFPQTFIIASYIYFVINLGPKFMENRKPFDLRPIMFFYNFGIVALSLYMTYEFLMSGWATGYTFRCDVIDYSRSPMALRMVRTCWLYYFSKFIELLDTVFFILRKKNGQVTFLHVFHHSIMPWTWWFGVKFAAGGLGTFHGLLNCMVHVIMYTYYGLCTLGPAFHKHLWWKKYMTTIQLVQFILVTAHIGQIYLMDNCQYQYPIFMFIIGLYGSLFLLLFLHFWYNAYTKGQRLPKHLQNGVSLKKSE comes from the exons ATGGCATTTAACAATTTCACTTCGAAGGCTGTACTCGTTTATGACGAATGGATTAAAAATGCTG ATCCACGAGTTGATGGCTACCTACTCATGTCTTCACCATTCCCACAAACGTTTATCAttgcatcttatatatattttgtcATTAATCTTGGACCAAAGTTCATGGAGAACAGAAAGCCTTTTGATTTGAGGCcaataatgtttttttataaCTTTGGCATAGTGGCTCTTTcattatatatgacatatgag TTCCTCATGTCTGGCTGGGCTACAGGCTACACATTCCGCTGTGATGTGATTGACTATTCCAGGTCACCTATGGCTCTCAGG ATGGTTCGTACCTGCTGGTTGTATTATTTTTCCAAATTCATTGAGTTGCTAGACACC GTCTTCTTTATCCTTCGAAAAAAGAATGGCCAGGTGACCTTCTTACATGTCTTTCATCATTCAATCATGCCATGGACATGGTGGTTCGGAGTCAAATTTGCTGCAG GAGGGTTAGGAACATTCCATGGTTTGCTCAACTGTATGGTTCATGTGATCATGTACACCTACTATGGACTTTGTACGCTGGGGCCAGCATTCCATAAGCACTTGTGGTGGAAAAAATATATGACAACTATACAACTG GTGCAGTTCATTTTGGTGACAGCGCATATAGGACAAATCTACCTCATGGATAATTGTCAGTATCAGTATCCTATTTTCATGTTCATCATTGGGCTCTACGGATCTTTGTTTTTACTCTTGTTTCTACACTTTTGGTATAATGCTTACACTAAGGGTCAGCGGCTCCCAAAACATTTGCAAAATGGCGTTAGCCTAAAGAAAAGTGAATGA